In Propionicimonas paludicola, a single window of DNA contains:
- a CDS encoding ABC transporter substrate-binding protein, protein MKRKAVVAIAAGAFALATLFSACSAPPQPSASSSSSGSAPATARTLRVWAGSTTPITVDFNPFHVDTALYGTYGELYEPLFFFNQLSADAPKPMLGESYEYSADGKTITIKLKSGVKWSDGQPLTADDVVFTMGYGPNKTKKLLSATAPDATTVVLKYSAPQFTSASQLLGSTMIVPKHIWSSITNPAKETNSKPVGSGAYIVKTTSDASYTFAANPNYRDGAPPIPEVQFLGLDSNQSGQDMLSTGQIDWTGMFVANPDAVTGNGVIATMNQQQDPTVITTCADASLGCKGAQTDPAVRQALNLAIDRSAIAEKAFAGLVGPSNPAFVLLPRDQEWLTDQSLASSPQTPQIEQAQQILEAAGYTKDAAGFYGKDGKEINLDLFSPDGWTDYNDAAKLVAESAGKAGIKITARTVSEAEYWTPVTNGDFQLAMYGLTQSIVADPFSNYDQYFNGQGAAKVGDAPTRGQNYSRYANPTVDAAIEAAAATNDAAIKKTEYAKIQAQIAKDLPYIPVVLNASQAFYNTKDFTGWPTNDNLYADPLPYLSVAPAIVLLNLKPAS, encoded by the coding sequence ATGAAGCGCAAGGCAGTAGTAGCAATCGCAGCTGGGGCTTTTGCCCTGGCGACTCTCTTCAGTGCGTGCAGCGCGCCACCGCAGCCGTCCGCATCGTCCAGTTCGTCCGGGTCCGCCCCGGCCACGGCACGGACGTTGCGCGTCTGGGCGGGCAGCACCACCCCGATCACCGTGGACTTCAACCCGTTCCACGTCGACACGGCGCTCTACGGCACCTACGGCGAGCTGTACGAGCCGCTGTTCTTCTTCAACCAGCTCTCCGCGGACGCCCCCAAGCCGATGCTCGGTGAGAGCTACGAGTACAGCGCCGACGGCAAGACCATCACCATCAAGCTCAAGTCCGGCGTGAAGTGGAGCGACGGCCAGCCGCTGACCGCTGACGACGTCGTGTTCACCATGGGCTACGGACCCAACAAGACCAAGAAGCTGCTGTCCGCCACCGCACCGGATGCCACCACCGTCGTGCTGAAGTACAGCGCCCCGCAGTTCACCTCCGCCTCCCAGCTGCTCGGCTCGACGATGATCGTGCCCAAGCACATCTGGTCGAGCATCACCAACCCGGCCAAGGAGACCAACTCCAAGCCGGTGGGTTCTGGCGCCTACATCGTGAAGACCACCTCGGACGCGTCCTACACGTTCGCGGCCAACCCGAACTACCGCGACGGCGCCCCGCCGATCCCCGAGGTGCAGTTCCTCGGCCTGGACTCCAACCAGTCCGGCCAGGACATGCTGTCCACCGGGCAGATCGACTGGACCGGCATGTTCGTCGCCAATCCTGACGCGGTTACCGGCAACGGCGTGATCGCCACCATGAACCAGCAGCAGGACCCGACGGTGATCACCACCTGCGCCGACGCCAGCCTGGGCTGCAAGGGTGCGCAGACCGATCCGGCCGTCCGCCAGGCGCTGAACCTGGCCATCGACCGCTCCGCGATCGCCGAGAAGGCCTTCGCCGGCCTGGTCGGCCCGTCCAACCCGGCCTTCGTACTGCTGCCCCGCGACCAGGAGTGGCTGACCGACCAGAGCCTGGCCTCCAGCCCGCAGACCCCGCAGATCGAGCAGGCTCAGCAGATCCTCGAGGCGGCCGGCTACACCAAGGACGCCGCCGGCTTCTACGGCAAGGACGGCAAGGAGATCAACCTCGACCTGTTCTCCCCTGACGGCTGGACCGACTACAACGACGCGGCCAAGCTGGTCGCCGAGTCCGCTGGCAAGGCCGGCATCAAGATCACTGCCCGGACCGTCTCCGAGGCCGAGTACTGGACCCCGGTCACCAATGGCGACTTCCAGCTGGCCATGTACGGCCTGACTCAGTCGATCGTGGCCGATCCGTTCTCGAACTACGACCAGTACTTCAACGGCCAGGGTGCGGCCAAGGTCGGGGATGCTCCGACCCGCGGCCAGAACTACTCCCGCTACGCCAACCCGACCGTGGACGCGGCCATCGAGGCGGCTGCTGCCACCAACGACGCAGCCATCAAGAAGACCGAGTACGCCAAGATCCAGGCTCAGATCGCCAAGGATCTGCCCTACATCCCGGTGGTGCTGAACGCCTCCCAGGCCTTCTACAACACCAAGGACTTCACCGGCTGGCCCACCAACGACAACCTGTACGCCGATCCGCTGCCGTACCTCTCGGTGGCCCCGGCAATCGTCCTGCTCAACCTCAAGCCCGCTTCCTGA
- a CDS encoding glycoside hydrolase family 18 protein, with protein MKSRKPVLGAVLAVTLVLGMLGSVPSTASASPVSPAAPSGPDLRASLEKDALAAAKKAKGKGKRLVADYNAPARQSGPVKYTAAQIPYSSLTDIIHVGISLTKTGGLSIPKGFYEKTLVTKAHKAHARVILLIGGELPTLSKASKKVQKRAAHNVVQWVKKHKYDGVDIDWEFPESKAERSFLVNMFTMLRKDLGKKAILSEDVAPWTVESYEVRKLSKIINWFNVMTYDCAGPWTGHGQLNEPILKVPSDTSPQECTPGQSDQESVEIMLKAGAKRQQLNQGTPFYGYWYKTVSALYGACPEAATSEDGSCGDAVVPSLDYAHGILPLLASGEWDVYRDPEGLVPYLLRKDGKPGFITYDDPLSTYDRVLYSDWVQNLGGSFMWALELDWTGHDQPLLAAMHAATKGKVLAG; from the coding sequence ATGAAATCGCGGAAGCCAGTCCTGGGGGCGGTCCTTGCTGTCACCCTGGTCTTGGGCATGTTGGGCTCGGTGCCGTCAACGGCATCGGCCAGCCCGGTGAGCCCGGCAGCCCCGTCCGGCCCTGACCTGCGCGCCTCGCTCGAGAAGGATGCGCTGGCCGCAGCGAAGAAGGCGAAGGGGAAGGGAAAGCGCCTTGTCGCGGACTACAACGCTCCGGCACGGCAGTCCGGCCCGGTGAAGTACACCGCTGCCCAGATCCCCTACTCCAGCCTCACCGACATCATCCACGTCGGCATCTCCCTGACCAAGACCGGCGGCCTGAGCATCCCGAAGGGCTTCTACGAGAAGACGCTGGTGACCAAGGCGCATAAGGCCCATGCGCGCGTGATCTTGCTGATCGGTGGTGAATTGCCGACCCTGTCGAAGGCCAGCAAGAAGGTGCAGAAGCGGGCCGCGCACAACGTCGTCCAGTGGGTGAAGAAGCACAAGTACGACGGCGTCGACATCGACTGGGAGTTCCCCGAGAGCAAGGCCGAGCGGAGCTTCCTGGTGAACATGTTCACCATGCTGCGCAAGGACCTGGGCAAGAAGGCCATCCTCTCCGAGGACGTCGCGCCCTGGACGGTGGAGTCCTACGAGGTGCGCAAGCTGTCGAAGATCATCAACTGGTTCAACGTGATGACCTACGACTGCGCGGGTCCCTGGACCGGCCACGGACAGCTGAACGAGCCGATCCTCAAGGTGCCCAGCGACACCTCGCCGCAGGAGTGCACGCCCGGTCAGAGCGACCAGGAGTCAGTGGAGATCATGCTCAAGGCCGGCGCCAAGCGGCAGCAGCTGAACCAGGGGACGCCGTTCTACGGCTACTGGTACAAGACCGTGTCGGCGCTGTACGGCGCCTGCCCGGAGGCGGCCACCTCCGAGGACGGCAGCTGTGGGGACGCCGTGGTGCCGTCGCTGGACTACGCGCACGGGATCCTGCCGCTGCTGGCCAGTGGCGAGTGGGATGTCTACCGCGACCCGGAGGGCCTGGTGCCCTACCTGCTGCGCAAGGACGGCAAGCCGGGCTTCATCACCTACGACGATCCGCTGTCCACCTACGATCGGGTGCTCTACTCCGACTGGGTGCAGAACCTGGGCGGCAGCTTCATGTGGGCGCTCGAGCTCGACTGGACCGGCCACGATCAGCCGCTGCTGGCGGCCATGCACGCGGCCACCAAGGGCAAGGTGCTGGCGGGCTGA